The following are encoded in a window of Algiphilus aromaticivorans DG1253 genomic DNA:
- a CDS encoding heavy metal translocating P-type ATPase → MNSPSSHDHHSAGAVPVETADGRVTDPVCGMQVDPATTPHHADHAGAHFHFCSERCRAKFVADPERFLTSRDEPEVARPGAIYTCPMHPEVRQQGPGNCPFCGMALEPEMPSLEDDDNPELRDFSRRFWWTLPLTVVTLVLAMFGQYLPRIVLGGVQILPLSIDLQTWVELVLTTPVVLWAGWPFFERCVQSIRNRSPNMFTLIGIGVAAAFGYSLVATLAPGLFPPSFTEHGRVGVYYEAAAVIVSLTLLGQMLELRARSKTSAAIKGLLGLAPKEARRVNADGTEEDIPLTHVHVGDHLRVRPGEKVPVDGEVVEGRSSVDESMLTGEPIPVEKTAGDQVIGATQNGTGALVIRAAKVGSDTVLSQIVQLVAQAQRSRAPMQRMADTVAYWFVLAVLAIAVATFFIWGIFGPEPAWTYAVLNAVSVLIIACPCALGLATPMSIMVATGKAAQVGVLFRDAEAIEHMRRIDTLIVDKTGTLTEGRPAFKEVVAFEGFDADQVLHLAASLDQGSEHPLADAIVAEARRRNFEFDRVEDFDSVTGMGVRGTVAGHALALGNTALMDDMGADPGAHLDVAERLRREGASAMFLAVDGRLAGLIAVADPIKASAATAINELHAAGLRIIMATGDGLTTARAVATELGLDEVHGEVRPEDKAELVQRLKREGRRVAMAGDGINDAPALAAADVGIAMGTGTDVAMSSAQITLVKGDLRGILRARKISQATVANMKQNLTFAFVYNALGVPIAAGVLYPAFGILLSPMVAALAMSLSSVSVVANALRLAKSASVPAGPTTAAYSSNSG, encoded by the coding sequence ATGAACTCACCGTCGTCCCATGACCATCACTCCGCAGGCGCTGTCCCTGTCGAGACTGCAGATGGACGGGTAACCGACCCGGTCTGTGGCATGCAGGTAGATCCCGCCACCACGCCGCATCATGCGGACCACGCCGGCGCCCATTTTCACTTCTGCTCGGAGCGATGCCGCGCGAAGTTCGTGGCTGATCCCGAGCGCTTCCTGACGTCCCGGGACGAACCCGAGGTGGCACGGCCCGGCGCCATCTACACCTGCCCGATGCACCCGGAAGTTCGGCAACAGGGTCCAGGCAACTGTCCCTTCTGCGGCATGGCGCTGGAGCCGGAAATGCCCAGCCTGGAGGACGACGACAATCCGGAACTTCGCGACTTCTCGCGCCGGTTCTGGTGGACGCTTCCGCTGACGGTGGTGACGCTCGTGCTGGCCATGTTCGGCCAGTACCTCCCGCGTATCGTGCTGGGCGGCGTGCAGATCCTGCCGCTGTCGATCGACCTGCAAACCTGGGTCGAGCTGGTCCTGACCACACCGGTCGTGCTGTGGGCCGGCTGGCCGTTCTTCGAGCGCTGCGTGCAGTCGATCCGCAACCGCAGCCCGAACATGTTCACCCTCATCGGGATTGGCGTTGCGGCCGCCTTTGGCTACAGCCTGGTCGCCACGCTGGCACCCGGCTTGTTCCCGCCGTCGTTTACCGAGCATGGGCGCGTCGGCGTGTATTACGAGGCGGCTGCAGTGATTGTGTCGCTGACGCTGCTCGGCCAGATGCTGGAACTGCGGGCGCGTTCGAAAACGTCCGCGGCGATCAAGGGCCTGCTTGGTCTGGCGCCCAAGGAAGCCCGGCGGGTCAATGCCGACGGCACCGAGGAAGACATCCCGCTGACCCACGTGCATGTCGGCGACCACCTGCGCGTGCGACCCGGCGAAAAGGTGCCGGTGGATGGCGAAGTGGTGGAAGGCCGCTCCAGCGTCGACGAGTCGATGCTCACGGGCGAACCGATTCCGGTCGAGAAGACCGCCGGCGACCAGGTCATCGGCGCGACCCAGAACGGCACCGGTGCGCTGGTGATCCGCGCCGCCAAGGTGGGTTCCGACACCGTGCTCTCGCAGATCGTGCAGCTGGTCGCGCAGGCGCAGCGTTCCCGCGCGCCGATGCAGCGTATGGCCGACACCGTCGCCTACTGGTTCGTGCTCGCGGTGCTGGCGATCGCGGTGGCCACCTTCTTCATCTGGGGCATCTTCGGCCCGGAGCCCGCTTGGACCTACGCCGTGCTGAACGCGGTTTCGGTGCTGATCATCGCCTGCCCCTGCGCACTGGGCCTGGCGACGCCGATGTCGATCATGGTTGCCACGGGCAAGGCGGCACAGGTGGGCGTGCTGTTCCGCGATGCCGAAGCCATCGAGCATATGCGCCGCATCGACACCCTGATCGTCGACAAGACCGGCACGCTCACCGAAGGGCGCCCGGCCTTCAAGGAAGTCGTGGCCTTCGAGGGCTTCGACGCCGACCAGGTGCTGCACCTGGCGGCCAGCCTGGACCAGGGCAGCGAGCATCCGCTGGCCGATGCCATCGTGGCCGAGGCCCGACGCCGGAACTTCGAGTTCGACCGCGTGGAGGACTTCGACTCGGTGACCGGCATGGGTGTGCGCGGAACCGTAGCGGGTCACGCGCTTGCGTTGGGCAATACCGCACTCATGGATGATATGGGCGCCGATCCCGGTGCGCATCTCGACGTCGCCGAGCGTCTGCGCCGCGAGGGTGCTAGCGCCATGTTCCTCGCCGTGGACGGTCGCTTGGCGGGTCTGATCGCGGTCGCAGACCCGATCAAGGCGTCGGCCGCGACCGCCATCAATGAGCTGCACGCCGCCGGGCTGCGCATCATCATGGCCACCGGCGACGGGCTCACCACCGCACGGGCCGTGGCCACCGAACTGGGCCTGGACGAAGTGCATGGCGAGGTCCGCCCCGAGGACAAGGCCGAGCTGGTGCAGCGCCTCAAGCGCGAGGGCCGGCGGGTGGCGATGGCGGGCGACGGCATCAACGATGCGCCCGCGCTGGCCGCGGCCGACGTCGGCATTGCCATGGGCACGGGCACCGACGTCGCGATGTCGAGCGCGCAGATCACCCTGGTCAAGGGCGACCTGCGCGGCATCCTGCGCGCCCGGAAGATCTCTCAGGCCACCGTGGCCAACATGAAGCAGAACCTCACCTTCGCCTTCGTCTACAACGCGCTGGGGGTTCCAATCGCGGCCGGGGTGCTCTACCCCGCGTTCGGGATTCTGCTGAGCCCGATGGTTGCGGCGCTCGCCATGAGCCTGAGCTCGGTATCGGTGGTGGCCAATGCCCTTCGCCTGGCGAAGTCCGCGTCGGTCCCGGCGGGACCGACGACGGCCGCGTACAGCTCGAACTCTGGATAA
- the copD gene encoding copper homeostasis membrane protein CopD, which yields MFDLSAYALRFLEYLVLMVLFGVPLFGWYGSRRSTLADALAGWPLMGVLLVSAAVGTVLTGADIVFKTAGIMGMPVADVDRASLGWYLLETSAGRAAMARGALLVALMFVLGWHRRRGKVETAFPLAATLAGGALASLAWNGHAAAGEGVAGAVRLAAGLVHLLAAGGWIAAVLMFLGMLLRGKEASGSGRLRSTHDFLHGFSTLGTIFVAALVVSGIAHYGDLTAWSLSALFQSTYGKLLLFKLALFAGMLGLGALHRWTLVPRLGRALTSGDPAQEVRALRQSVTAEAALAILILVVVSVLGTLSPE from the coding sequence ATGTTCGACCTGTCGGCTTATGCACTGAGATTCCTGGAATACCTTGTTCTCATGGTGCTTTTCGGGGTTCCACTGTTCGGTTGGTACGGTTCGCGTCGATCGACACTCGCCGACGCCTTGGCCGGGTGGCCACTCATGGGCGTTCTATTGGTGAGTGCCGCCGTCGGTACTGTGCTCACCGGGGCCGATATCGTTTTCAAAACCGCGGGCATCATGGGAATGCCGGTTGCCGACGTTGATCGCGCATCGCTTGGCTGGTATCTGCTCGAGACGTCCGCGGGCCGGGCAGCCATGGCGAGAGGCGCGCTGCTGGTCGCCCTGATGTTCGTGCTCGGATGGCATCGTCGCCGCGGGAAGGTGGAGACCGCCTTCCCGCTGGCGGCGACGCTGGCGGGCGGCGCACTCGCTTCTCTGGCATGGAACGGCCACGCGGCCGCTGGTGAGGGCGTGGCAGGCGCGGTCCGGCTTGCTGCGGGCCTTGTCCATCTTCTTGCGGCAGGCGGCTGGATCGCAGCGGTCCTGATGTTCCTGGGGATGCTCCTGCGCGGCAAGGAGGCCTCCGGCAGCGGGCGTCTGCGATCAACGCATGACTTTCTGCATGGATTTTCGACGCTGGGAACGATTTTCGTTGCTGCGCTCGTCGTGTCCGGCATCGCGCACTACGGGGATCTCACTGCGTGGTCGTTGTCGGCCCTGTTTCAGAGCACCTACGGGAAGTTGCTGCTGTTCAAACTGGCCCTGTTCGCTGGAATGCTGGGTTTGGGAGCGCTGCACCGATGGACGCTGGTGCCGCGCCTGGGACGGGCGCTGACCAGCGGAGATCCCGCGCAGGAGGTGCGGGCTTTGCGGCAGAGTGTTACGGCTGAGGCCGCGCTGGCCATCTTGATCCTGGTTGTTGTTTCAGTGCTCGGGACGCTCAGCCCCGAATAG
- a CDS encoding copper resistance protein B, with protein sequence MDHGNMDHGAMKQGAAEPAGSDHSTMDHSGMDHSGMDGSNMDHSGMDHASMGHQAGASQDLPATAEPHEPIPVVTPADRVAAFQDLDEHLMHGESIHSYWALDRLEVWDADEDGTGVAWEAMGWVGSDLNRLWLRSEGERVGGSTESADVEVLYGRAIARWWDAVAGVRHDFGFGGGPSRTYAALGVIGLAPYMFEVSATAYLGESGQVGIGAEAEYEMLFTNRLIGQWLVEGDAWSKDDPEVGIGSGLSTVEAGFRLRYEFHRQFAPYVGVVWERAYGGTADQRRAQSGDIDDTRIVAGVRIWF encoded by the coding sequence ATGGACCACGGAAACATGGACCACGGCGCCATGAAACAGGGGGCGGCGGAGCCTGCCGGCAGCGATCACTCCACGATGGACCATTCCGGAATGGACCACTCCGGAATGGATGGATCGAACATGGACCACTCGGGCATGGACCACGCTTCCATGGGCCACCAGGCAGGTGCCAGCCAGGATCTCCCGGCCACGGCAGAACCACACGAGCCTATTCCTGTCGTCACGCCGGCTGATCGCGTCGCGGCGTTCCAGGACCTCGACGAGCACCTGATGCACGGCGAGTCGATCCACTCCTATTGGGCGCTTGATCGGCTTGAGGTGTGGGACGCGGATGAAGACGGCACCGGTGTGGCTTGGGAAGCGATGGGCTGGGTCGGCTCCGACTTGAACCGGCTCTGGCTGCGCAGCGAGGGCGAGCGCGTTGGTGGATCCACCGAGTCCGCCGACGTGGAGGTCCTGTACGGCCGCGCCATCGCCCGCTGGTGGGATGCGGTCGCCGGTGTCCGCCATGACTTTGGCTTTGGTGGCGGCCCGTCCCGCACCTATGCGGCGCTCGGCGTGATCGGTCTGGCACCGTACATGTTCGAAGTCTCAGCCACGGCGTACCTGGGCGAGTCCGGTCAGGTCGGGATCGGGGCGGAAGCCGAGTACGAAATGTTGTTCACCAATCGACTGATCGGCCAGTGGCTGGTCGAAGGTGATGCCTGGAGCAAGGACGATCCCGAGGTCGGAATTGGCAGTGGGCTGAGCACGGTCGAGGCCGGGTTCCGCCTGCGCTACGAGTTCCATCGTCAATTCGCTCCCTATGTCGGGGTGGTGTGGGAGCGTGCCTACGGGGGCACGGCGGACCAACGTCGCGCGCAGTCCGGTGACATCGACGACACCCGGATCGTCGCCGGCGTTCGAATCTGGTTCTGA
- a CDS encoding YybH family protein produces the protein MKATATSFTLAFALAVASPAMAQATQSHAHHATAASADVDVPAAAEAAVAVAERFNSALSSGDLSKVEALLAADVLILESGGAERSREEYLGHHAVSDAAFLKGAHRQLLRQRARAAGEFAWVGTESELHTQKDGKPLTVQSTETMVLKQTTDGWRIVHIHWSSRTKR, from the coding sequence ATGAAAGCAACAGCAACCTCCTTCACCCTCGCCTTTGCACTGGCCGTCGCGTCGCCCGCGATGGCACAGGCAACACAGTCGCATGCACATCACGCCACCGCGGCATCCGCGGACGTGGACGTCCCAGCCGCCGCAGAGGCCGCGGTCGCCGTAGCGGAGCGCTTTAACAGCGCCCTGTCCAGCGGCGACCTGTCCAAGGTCGAAGCTCTGCTCGCTGCCGACGTCCTCATTCTGGAGTCCGGAGGCGCCGAACGCAGCCGCGAGGAATATCTGGGCCATCACGCAGTCAGCGATGCGGCGTTCCTCAAGGGCGCCCATCGCCAGCTGCTACGTCAGCGCGCACGAGCCGCTGGCGAGTTCGCATGGGTCGGAACCGAAAGCGAGCTGCACACCCAGAAGGACGGCAAGCCACTGACCGTCCAGAGCACCGAGACGATGGTGCTGAAGCAGACCACGGACGGCTGGCGGATCGTCCACATCCACTGGTCCTCGCGGACCAAGCGCTGA
- the copC gene encoding copper homeostasis periplasmic binding protein CopC, with the protein MKSSNVIRSFALVLAIAAGQFSLQIAHAHAALQQSTPAANAVVASPAQIDLVFNETLLPRASRLELLMKHGSSTMPIENFTTEIVNNGKTLRAKLPRPLAPGVYTVEYRAVGGDNHPMTGNFSFTVR; encoded by the coding sequence ATGAAATCGTCAAACGTCATTCGCTCCTTCGCGCTCGTCCTCGCCATTGCGGCGGGGCAGTTTTCGCTGCAGATCGCGCACGCCCACGCCGCGCTGCAGCAGTCCACACCGGCGGCAAATGCGGTGGTGGCCTCGCCAGCCCAGATCGATCTCGTCTTCAACGAAACCTTGCTGCCGCGGGCGTCGCGTCTCGAGTTGCTCATGAAGCACGGCAGTTCCACCATGCCGATCGAGAATTTCACGACCGAGATCGTCAACAACGGCAAGACCCTGCGTGCCAAGTTGCCCCGGCCGCTGGCTCCGGGCGTCTATACCGTGGAATACCGCGCCGTGGGAGGCGACAACCACCCCATGACGGGCAATTTCAGCTTCACGGTGCGCTGA
- a CDS encoding DUF411 domain-containing protein — MTTYRLNRLTWVALAVAGLGACTQAATPAQPTIAPAAQVAPGTADATPAALPRMTVHKTPTCGCCSAWIDHVRDVGFAVDVHDMDDLGPVKERLGVPYAKGSCHTAEVGGYLIEGHVPAADVKRLLEKKPDARGLVLPGMPLGSPGMEVPDGRQPPYTVELVHHDGTTEPFAQH; from the coding sequence ATGACCACTTACAGATTGAACCGGCTGACGTGGGTGGCTCTTGCCGTGGCCGGTCTGGGTGCTTGCACCCAGGCCGCTACACCCGCGCAACCCACCATAGCGCCCGCCGCACAGGTCGCCCCGGGAACCGCCGACGCGACTCCAGCAGCCCTACCCCGCATGACCGTCCACAAGACCCCGACCTGCGGGTGCTGCAGTGCGTGGATTGACCACGTGCGCGACGTCGGGTTCGCGGTGGATGTGCACGACATGGATGACCTGGGTCCGGTCAAGGAGCGCTTGGGTGTTCCGTACGCAAAGGGCTCCTGCCACACGGCCGAGGTCGGCGGATACCTCATCGAAGGCCATGTGCCGGCCGCGGACGTCAAGCGCCTCCTCGAAAAAAAGCCGGACGCACGCGGCCTGGTCCTGCCGGGAATGCCGCTTGGTTCGCCGGGCATGGAGGTCCCGGATGGACGCCAGCCGCCGTACACCGTCGAGTTGGTCCATCACGACGGAACCACCGAACCGTTCGCGCAGCACTGA